One Streptomyces sp. CNQ-509 DNA window includes the following coding sequences:
- a CDS encoding branched-chain amino acid ABC transporter permease, whose amino-acid sequence MDTFLTHLAGGLALGAIYALLALGLVVVFKATGVLNFAHPGMVMAAGLVTWQVTDLHAPFVVAVLAGVCAAAAIGVVLELLTSRAVAAQAVVTASVITLGAGIMLQAEINRRLGSRVLDLDDPWGSGVLDIGGLSVAESRAVAITVTLVVVAALFTWLRVSSWGIAARAATEDRETARLMAIPLRRITLAAWALAGLLAGIAVLFLTAFPSPGLDSSTATVALRALPAAIIGGLDSLEGAVLGGFLVGTCEVLAQGYQSRIDFLGQGFSSVVPYVLMMALLLARPAGLFGTREVTRV is encoded by the coding sequence GTGGACACGTTCCTCACGCACCTGGCAGGCGGCCTGGCCCTCGGTGCGATCTACGCGCTGCTGGCGCTGGGGCTGGTCGTCGTCTTCAAGGCCACCGGGGTGCTGAACTTCGCGCATCCCGGGATGGTCATGGCTGCCGGGCTGGTGACCTGGCAGGTCACCGACCTGCACGCTCCGTTCGTGGTGGCGGTACTGGCCGGTGTCTGCGCGGCGGCCGCCATCGGCGTCGTCCTGGAGCTCCTCACCTCCCGCGCGGTGGCGGCGCAGGCCGTGGTCACCGCGTCCGTCATCACCCTGGGCGCGGGCATCATGCTGCAGGCCGAGATCAACCGGCGGCTGGGCTCACGGGTGCTGGACCTGGACGACCCCTGGGGCTCGGGTGTGCTGGACATCGGCGGCCTCAGCGTGGCGGAGAGCCGCGCGGTCGCGATCACCGTCACGCTGGTCGTGGTGGCGGCCTTGTTCACCTGGCTGCGGGTGTCCTCGTGGGGCATCGCGGCCAGGGCCGCGACCGAGGACCGTGAGACGGCCCGGCTGATGGCCATCCCGCTGCGGCGGATCACGCTGGCCGCCTGGGCACTGGCCGGGCTGCTGGCCGGCATCGCGGTGCTGTTCCTGACCGCCTTCCCCTCGCCGGGTCTTGACTCCTCCACCGCCACGGTCGCGCTGCGCGCCCTGCCCGCCGCGATCATCGGCGGTCTTGATTCCCTGGAAGGTGCCGTCCTCGGGGGCTTCCTGGTCGGGACCTGCGAAGTGCTCGCCCAGGGCTACCAGAGCCGGATCGACTTCCTCGGCCAGGGCTTCTCCTCCGTCGTGCCGTACGTATTGATGATGGCTCTTCTCCTGGCCCGCCCGGCGGGGCTGTTCGGCACCCGGGAGGTGACCCGTGTCTGA
- a CDS encoding ABC transporter substrate-binding protein — translation MNRSFPAAVAVTTAVSLVVLGCSPKASQSAAAPGVDGDTISLGVLTDLSGAFVAGGTDTLRGLQLQWDEINDRGGVCGRKVELAVEDHGYNTETAVSQYTGMEPDVLAFQMLLGSPMVSALTPRIGKDEVLTIPSSFAANLLESPLIALTGTTYRQETANAVHWLKETGALEGGKKIGHIYLQGEYGEDALAGTEDAAAELGLGKVAGQVVKASDKDLTAQVSALRSSGVDYVMLTTAPTQTASAVSVAKALGYDADFIGSTFTYVPSLLDGSAKGPLTEHFYQTSALAPLSSSQEGPARILEAFKDRWPDQIPNPPVVHGAGAAEVMHKVLKAACAEGDLTRENVEKTYRDLAGVDTGGLLPALDFTARGEPPTHTSYLLRPDPDEPGGLKLLTELRPGPGTR, via the coding sequence ATGAACCGTTCATTCCCCGCAGCCGTGGCCGTCACCACCGCCGTGTCGCTGGTCGTGCTGGGCTGCTCGCCGAAGGCGTCGCAGTCCGCCGCGGCACCCGGAGTGGACGGCGACACCATCAGCCTCGGTGTGCTGACCGACCTCTCCGGCGCGTTCGTCGCCGGCGGCACCGACACGCTGCGCGGCCTGCAACTGCAGTGGGACGAGATCAACGACAGGGGCGGGGTGTGCGGGAGGAAGGTGGAGCTGGCCGTCGAGGACCACGGCTACAACACGGAAACCGCCGTGAGCCAGTACACCGGGATGGAGCCGGACGTCCTGGCCTTCCAGATGCTCCTGGGCTCACCCATGGTGAGCGCGCTCACCCCCCGCATCGGCAAGGACGAAGTCCTCACCATCCCCTCCAGCTTCGCCGCCAATCTCCTGGAGAGTCCCCTCATCGCGCTGACCGGCACCACCTACCGTCAGGAGACGGCCAACGCCGTCCACTGGCTGAAGGAGACCGGCGCGCTCGAGGGTGGCAAGAAGATCGGCCACATCTACCTCCAGGGCGAGTACGGCGAGGACGCGCTGGCCGGCACCGAGGACGCGGCCGCCGAACTCGGCCTGGGGAAGGTGGCGGGCCAGGTCGTCAAGGCGAGCGACAAGGACTTGACGGCGCAGGTCTCCGCGTTGCGCAGCAGCGGCGTCGACTACGTCATGCTCACCACCGCGCCCACCCAGACCGCCTCGGCGGTCTCGGTCGCCAAGGCACTCGGCTACGACGCCGACTTCATCGGCTCGACCTTCACCTACGTGCCCTCCCTTCTGGACGGCAGCGCGAAAGGCCCGCTGACCGAGCACTTCTACCAGACCTCCGCACTGGCGCCGCTGTCCAGCAGCCAGGAGGGTCCCGCCCGCATCCTGGAGGCTTTCAAGGACAGGTGGCCGGACCAGATCCCCAACCCGCCCGTCGTCCACGGCGCCGGCGCCGCGGAGGTGATGCACAAGGTCCTCAAGGCCGCCTGCGCCGAAGGCGACCTGACCCGCGAGAACGTCGAGAAGACCTACCGCGACCTCGCCGGAGTCGACACCGGAGGACTGCTGCCCGCGCTGGACTTCACCGCCCGGGGCGAACCGCCCACCCACACCTCCTACCTGCTGCGCCCCGACCCTGACGAGCCCGGTGGGCTGAAACTCCTGACCGAGCTGCGCCCGGGCCCCGGCACCCGGTGA
- a CDS encoding molybdopterin cofactor-binding domain-containing protein has translation MGKDQRQARGPGAVGVSLPRLDAVPKVTGAAEYGVDVAPPGALTARVLTSPLPAARIRRLDTRRARRVPGVRAVVTGADWPRRHGPFVRDQPALALDQVRHYGEVVAAVAAETEEAAAEAVEQIEVEYEPLPALLTPDQALADDARLIHPDWQHYELTGALGIRFDPHGNSPFRFRLRTGDAEAGLAAADVVVEDTYTTSFVQHAHLEPHAVVARFDSAGALTVWQATPGPHTLRAMLAELCDLPLNKVTVRVPYVGGAFGAKMYLRALNPAAVLLARRVPGRPVRLVFTRVQEFTSATGRMPMRIRMRTGARRDGTLTVREVTIVGEQGAYADAAPLILRNCGYGSPGPYRIPHVRVDARLAYTNRLPAGAMRGLGTPQTCWAGEQQIDTLAAELGIGPLELRRHNLLRDGDVSATGEVMRDVGAGACLDAVAARTRPGTEPGDGRRPGGGAAGMRRATGYALAWKSALAPAVSFATVRLLHDGSAEVACAAIDNGQGARTIMAQIAAAALSLPPGRIHLADPGTSSPSFDRGSTASRTTFAVGGAVQAAAQSVADQLRAIAAAEFHATEGEVVMAQGTIGARGRHLSYAALLTRHFEGPGELLGHGRTGHGTTTPIDPHTGRSTRPTPFWSYAAAAVTIGIEAVTGRITSAGLTVAVDAGSAVNPLACEQQVIGAALQGWGMATTERVDFSTGRPDVEGLGAYRIPTMTDAPGIEAVVVETPTADGPAGGARGIGEIGLVPVPAALGNALHAATGTRHTALPLPAHLVPERPGPAGQPPASAPGPLTVNGREPAEIPPGMSLLRLLRERLALTGAKAGCDAEGVCGTCTVLLDGQPLRACRTTATRIGGEVRTVEDLARHGELSRLQRTFVDHGAVQCGYCTPGMLMAATALLERTPRPSRDQVRRHLAGNLCRCGAYAHIVDAVLAAADTPSPPPATEGSDARSGSTRPDEERV, from the coding sequence ATGGGTAAGGACCAGCGGCAGGCGCGGGGTCCGGGCGCGGTGGGGGTCTCGCTGCCCCGCCTGGATGCCGTGCCCAAGGTCACCGGCGCCGCCGAGTACGGCGTGGACGTGGCGCCGCCGGGGGCGCTGACCGCACGTGTGCTGACGTCCCCGCTCCCGGCCGCTCGTATCCGCAGGCTGGATACGCGCAGGGCCCGGCGGGTGCCCGGGGTCAGGGCGGTGGTCACCGGCGCCGACTGGCCGCGCCGGCACGGCCCGTTCGTCCGTGACCAGCCCGCGCTCGCCCTCGACCAGGTGCGGCACTACGGGGAGGTGGTGGCCGCGGTCGCCGCCGAAACCGAGGAGGCGGCCGCCGAAGCCGTCGAGCAGATCGAGGTCGAGTACGAGCCGCTGCCCGCTCTACTCACCCCCGACCAGGCGCTCGCTGACGACGCCCGGCTCATCCACCCCGACTGGCAGCACTACGAGCTGACCGGGGCCCTGGGCATCCGCTTCGACCCGCACGGCAACAGCCCCTTCCGCTTCCGGCTTCGCACCGGCGACGCCGAGGCCGGGCTGGCCGCCGCCGACGTCGTCGTCGAGGACACCTACACCACGTCGTTCGTGCAGCACGCACACCTGGAACCGCACGCGGTCGTGGCCCGGTTCGACTCGGCAGGGGCGCTGACGGTCTGGCAGGCCACGCCCGGCCCCCACACCCTGCGCGCCATGCTCGCCGAGCTGTGCGATCTGCCGCTGAACAAGGTGACCGTGCGGGTGCCGTACGTGGGCGGCGCGTTCGGCGCGAAGATGTACCTGCGCGCCCTCAACCCGGCCGCGGTGCTGCTGGCCCGTCGCGTGCCCGGCCGCCCGGTGCGGCTCGTCTTCACCCGCGTCCAGGAGTTCACCTCGGCGACCGGGCGGATGCCGATGCGGATCCGTATGCGCACAGGCGCCCGCCGCGACGGCACGCTGACCGTGCGGGAGGTCACCATCGTCGGCGAGCAGGGAGCCTACGCCGACGCGGCACCGCTGATCCTGCGCAACTGCGGCTACGGCTCACCCGGGCCCTACCGGATCCCGCACGTACGCGTCGACGCCCGCCTGGCGTACACCAATCGGCTGCCCGCCGGGGCGATGCGGGGCCTGGGCACCCCGCAGACCTGCTGGGCCGGCGAGCAGCAGATCGACACGCTCGCCGCCGAGCTGGGCATCGGCCCGCTGGAGCTGCGCCGGCACAACCTGCTGCGCGACGGGGACGTGTCGGCGACGGGGGAGGTGATGCGGGACGTGGGCGCCGGGGCATGCCTGGACGCGGTCGCCGCTCGCACCCGGCCCGGCACCGAGCCCGGCGACGGCCGGCGGCCGGGCGGGGGTGCGGCGGGTATGCGGCGCGCTACCGGGTATGCGCTGGCGTGGAAGTCGGCGCTGGCCCCCGCGGTGTCCTTCGCCACGGTGCGGCTGCTGCACGACGGCAGCGCGGAGGTGGCGTGCGCGGCCATCGACAACGGCCAGGGCGCCCGTACCATCATGGCGCAGATCGCCGCGGCGGCGCTGTCGCTGCCGCCCGGGCGGATCCATCTGGCCGACCCCGGCACCTCCTCCCCGTCCTTCGACCGCGGCTCGACCGCCTCGCGCACGACCTTTGCGGTGGGCGGCGCCGTGCAGGCGGCCGCCCAGTCCGTGGCAGACCAGCTCCGGGCCATCGCCGCCGCCGAATTCCACGCCACCGAGGGGGAGGTGGTCATGGCCCAGGGGACCATCGGCGCCCGTGGCCGGCACCTGTCCTACGCCGCGCTGCTCACCCGGCACTTCGAAGGGCCTGGTGAACTGCTCGGGCACGGCCGGACGGGGCACGGCACCACCACGCCGATCGATCCGCACACCGGTCGCTCGACCCGGCCGACACCGTTCTGGTCCTATGCTGCGGCCGCGGTCACCATCGGGATCGAGGCCGTCACCGGGCGGATCACTTCAGCCGGACTGACCGTCGCGGTCGACGCGGGCAGCGCGGTCAACCCCCTGGCCTGCGAGCAGCAGGTCATCGGCGCGGCGCTCCAGGGCTGGGGGATGGCCACCACCGAGCGCGTGGACTTCTCCACCGGACGCCCCGACGTGGAGGGGCTGGGCGCGTACCGGATCCCCACCATGACCGACGCCCCCGGCATCGAGGCCGTGGTGGTGGAGACCCCCACGGCCGACGGCCCGGCGGGCGGCGCCCGCGGGATCGGCGAGATCGGTCTGGTCCCCGTACCCGCCGCACTCGGCAACGCGCTGCACGCCGCCACCGGCACCCGCCACACCGCCCTGCCCCTTCCCGCCCACCTGGTCCCCGAGCGCCCGGGGCCGGCCGGGCAGCCGCCCGCGAGCGCGCCCGGGCCGCTGACGGTCAACGGGCGGGAGCCGGCGGAGATCCCTCCGGGGATGTCGCTGCTGCGCCTCCTGCGGGAGCGGCTCGCACTCACCGGGGCGAAGGCCGGCTGCGACGCCGAGGGCGTGTGCGGAACGTGCACCGTACTGCTGGACGGGCAGCCGCTCCGCGCCTGCCGCACCACGGCCACCCGCATCGGGGGCGAGGTCCGCACCGTCGAGGACCTCGCCCGCCACGGAGAACTGAGCCGGCTGCAGCGGACCTTCGTCGACCACGGTGCGGTCCAGTGCGGCTACTGCACCCCGGGGATGCTCATGGCCGCCACCGCACTGCTGGAGCGCACCCCCCGTCCCAGCCGGGACCAGGTACGCCGCCACCTGGCGGGCAACCTGTGCCGCTGCGGCGCCTACGCGCACATCGTCGACGCGGTCCTCGCCGCCGCCGACACCCCCTCCCCACCACCGGCCACGGAGGGATCCGACGCACGATCCGGCTCGACCCGACCAGACGAGGAGCGCGTATGA
- a CDS encoding branched-chain amino acid ABC transporter permease — translation MSDDRPAGDDRSTKTATPRPDTGTGPPETGESKTGGQGIGGPGTGPRGPRRRSAAVRGAAAAGALVVAAALPFYLDHFWLNLGLLVAASVVGALGLDLLVGHTGQISLAHPFFIATGGYGYTALASDGSGELAGAGWPTALAALGAIVLAGVAGALYAPISARVRGIYLAVASLGLVVLGQHLLLNLTDLTGGYDGRDAPPLNFFGLAFDDGGGDLLGVPFGRVERLWYVALAVAVAAYALYASLRNTRPGRALAAIRGGETAAAAMGVHVPRYKAAAFAIAAAYAGAAGVLLALTLQRLVPSSYEVEMAFSYMAMIVIGGLGSPLGAVLGAAFVTSLPILLRHYSDHLPLLAAEGSGGLSAGVAAQILYGAAVVAVLLFARGGLAGACRAALRPRRRPTATKAGIR, via the coding sequence GTGTCTGACGACCGCCCCGCGGGCGACGACAGGAGCACGAAGACCGCGACGCCCCGTCCGGACACCGGCACCGGCCCGCCGGAGACCGGAGAGTCGAAGACCGGAGGTCAGGGGATCGGGGGTCCGGGGACGGGGCCGCGGGGGCCGCGGCGCCGGTCTGCTGCCGTGCGGGGGGCGGCGGCGGCCGGTGCCCTGGTGGTCGCCGCGGCCCTCCCGTTCTACCTCGACCACTTCTGGCTGAACCTCGGCCTCCTGGTCGCCGCTTCCGTGGTCGGCGCGCTCGGCCTGGATCTGCTGGTGGGCCACACCGGGCAGATCTCCCTGGCCCACCCGTTCTTCATCGCGACCGGCGGCTACGGGTACACCGCGCTCGCCTCCGACGGCAGCGGCGAACTGGCCGGCGCCGGCTGGCCCACCGCCCTCGCCGCGCTCGGCGCCATCGTCCTGGCCGGCGTCGCCGGCGCCCTCTACGCACCGATCTCCGCGCGCGTGCGGGGCATCTACCTGGCCGTCGCCTCCCTCGGCCTGGTCGTCCTGGGCCAGCACCTGCTGCTCAACCTCACCGACCTGACCGGCGGTTACGACGGCCGCGACGCACCGCCCCTGAATTTCTTCGGGCTGGCCTTCGACGACGGCGGCGGCGATCTCCTGGGTGTGCCGTTCGGCCGCGTGGAGCGGCTGTGGTACGTCGCGCTGGCGGTGGCGGTCGCCGCGTACGCGCTGTACGCCTCGCTGCGCAACACCCGGCCCGGCCGCGCACTGGCGGCCATCCGCGGCGGGGAGACCGCGGCCGCCGCCATGGGTGTCCACGTGCCCCGCTACAAGGCCGCGGCCTTCGCCATCGCCGCCGCCTACGCCGGCGCCGCCGGGGTCCTGCTCGCACTCACCCTGCAGCGCCTGGTGCCCAGTTCCTACGAGGTGGAAATGGCCTTCTCCTACATGGCCATGATCGTCATCGGCGGGCTCGGCTCGCCTCTCGGCGCGGTCCTCGGCGCCGCGTTCGTGACCTCCCTGCCGATTCTGCTGCGCCACTACAGCGATCACCTGCCGCTGCTGGCCGCCGAAGGCTCCGGCGGCCTGAGCGCCGGAGTGGCCGCGCAGATCCTCTACGGCGCCGCCGTGGTGGCCGTGCTCCTCTTCGCCCGAGGCGGCCTGGCCGGAGCCTGCCGCGCCGCGCTGCGCCCGCGCCGCCGCCCCACCGCCACGAAGGCAGGAATCCGATGA